From a single Nostoc sp. MS1 genomic region:
- the cysW gene encoding sulfate ABC transporter permease subunit CysW — translation MTVNEPKLHSSGSEKGKARPPQKNSFVPAILIFVAIAYLALVQYIPALNVFVQAFSKGIGPFFENLTHSDFLSAAWLTLLLALIAVPLNTVFGLCAAWAIARHKFPGRALVLSIIDLPFSISPVVAGLMIVLLYGRNGWFGPLLEAHDIKIIFAFPGMVLATAFVSMPFVAREVIPVLEEFGKDQEEAAKTLGASEWQTFWRVTLPGIRWGLLYGIILTNARAMGEFGAVSVVSGNIANQTQSLPLFVEDAYKQYETEAAFSAAVLLALLAVVTLVLKEIVERRTRIKDVE, via the coding sequence ATGACAGTAAATGAGCCAAAATTACACTCATCTGGGAGTGAGAAGGGAAAAGCTAGACCTCCACAAAAAAACAGTTTTGTGCCAGCAATTTTAATTTTTGTAGCGATCGCCTATTTAGCCCTAGTTCAATATATCCCTGCACTCAACGTATTTGTGCAAGCCTTCAGTAAAGGAATAGGGCCATTCTTCGAGAACCTCACCCATAGCGACTTTCTCAGCGCCGCTTGGTTAACCCTACTATTAGCGTTAATAGCAGTACCTTTAAATACAGTATTTGGCTTATGTGCAGCTTGGGCGATCGCGCGTCACAAATTTCCCGGACGTGCTTTAGTATTAAGTATCATCGATTTGCCCTTCTCCATTTCGCCCGTAGTCGCAGGCTTAATGATTGTCTTACTGTATGGGCGTAATGGCTGGTTTGGGCCTTTGCTGGAAGCACATGATATTAAAATCATCTTTGCCTTTCCAGGGATGGTACTAGCTACAGCATTCGTGAGTATGCCCTTTGTCGCTCGTGAAGTAATTCCCGTATTAGAAGAATTTGGCAAAGACCAAGAAGAAGCAGCCAAAACTTTGGGTGCAAGTGAGTGGCAAACATTTTGGCGCGTCACCCTACCTGGTATTCGCTGGGGCTTACTCTACGGCATAATTTTAACCAACGCCAGAGCAATGGGTGAATTTGGTGCAGTATCAGTAGTATCTGGTAACATTGCCAATCAAACCCAGAGTTTACCCCTGTTTGTAGAAGATGCTTACAAGCAGTACGAAACAGAAGCAGCCTTCTCTGCGGCCGTTCTCTTAGCCTTACTAGCAGTAGTTACTCTAGTATTGAAAGAGATTGTAGAACGCAGAACCCGCATTAAGGATGTGGAGTAA
- the cysT gene encoding sulfate ABC transporter permease subunit CysT: MTLSPTAEADNKTPKSKTLIKKALNLPWTWRITIAYLTVMLFAPVIAMFLKASTETPSEFWRIATSEIALATYNVTFVTSLLAALLNGVFGTLIAWVLVRYDFPLKRIVDATVDLPFALPTSVAGLTLATVYSDNGWIGSLLTPLGIKVSFTRLGVWVAMVFISLPFIVRTVQPVLQEVEHDVEEAAWSLGASQWQTFWKVILPPLFPSILTGVALGFSRAVGEYGSTVIISSNTPYEDLIAPVLIFQRLEQYDYSGATVIGVVLLTISLVLLLGINLLQAWSRRYDSK; this comes from the coding sequence ATGACTTTATCTCCTACTGCTGAAGCTGACAATAAAACGCCTAAATCAAAAACATTGATAAAAAAAGCGTTGAATCTGCCTTGGACTTGGCGTATTACTATTGCATATTTAACAGTGATGTTATTTGCTCCTGTAATTGCCATGTTTCTCAAAGCTAGTACAGAAACGCCCTCTGAGTTTTGGCGAATTGCTACTAGTGAGATTGCATTAGCTACATATAATGTCACCTTTGTTACTTCTTTATTGGCAGCTTTGCTCAATGGCGTATTTGGTACGTTGATTGCTTGGGTATTGGTGCGCTATGATTTCCCCCTTAAAAGAATAGTAGATGCTACCGTAGATTTACCGTTTGCACTACCAACTTCTGTTGCAGGTTTAACACTGGCAACAGTGTATAGTGATAATGGCTGGATTGGTTCTTTATTAACACCTTTAGGAATTAAAGTATCATTCACCCGTTTAGGGGTTTGGGTGGCAATGGTATTTATTTCCTTACCCTTTATCGTCAGAACAGTACAACCTGTATTGCAAGAGGTAGAACATGACGTTGAAGAAGCAGCTTGGTCTTTAGGTGCTTCCCAATGGCAAACATTTTGGAAAGTGATATTACCCCCGTTGTTCCCCTCGATTTTAACTGGTGTTGCCTTGGGCTTTTCCCGCGCTGTGGGTGAGTATGGCTCGACTGTAATTATTTCTTCAAATACACCCTATGAAGATTTGATTGCGCCAGTGTTGATTTTCCAAAGATTAGAGCAGTATGACTATTCCGGTGCGACAGTAATTGGTGTAGTTCTGCTAACAATTTCTTTGGTACTGCTATTAGGAATTAACTTGTTACAAGCGTGGTCAAGAAGATATGACAGTAAATGA
- a CDS encoding sulfate ABC transporter substrate-binding protein: MNLWQRPLEKLLLKVEQTIRRFSLNSLKGFVSLVLVGAVLSVALAACTGGSNGNNTATENPTANPVAANKQNVELTLVSFAVTKAAHEAIIPKFVEKWKQEHNQTVTFKQSYGGSGSQTRAVIDGLEADVVHLALALDTQKIEKAGLIQPGWEQENPNNGIVSKSVAAIITRAGNPKGIKTWADLAKDGVKVITADPKTSGVARWNFLALWNSAIKTGADEAKATEFVSQVYRNVPILAKDAREATDTFSKGQGDALINYENEVILAQQKGTKVDYVIPDVNISIDNPIAVVDKNVDKHGIREVAEGFVKFLYTPEAQEEFVKLGFRPVDEKIAQSKEVADKFPKVKTLGTVQDLGGWAEVDKKFFADGGVFDQIQAKKKR, translated from the coding sequence ATGAACCTGTGGCAGCGTCCTTTAGAAAAATTGTTACTGAAAGTAGAGCAGACAATACGTAGATTCAGCTTGAACTCATTAAAAGGCTTTGTGTCACTAGTATTGGTGGGAGCGGTTTTGAGTGTAGCGTTAGCCGCCTGTACTGGTGGTAGTAATGGCAATAATACTGCCACAGAAAACCCAACTGCTAATCCTGTTGCTGCTAACAAACAAAATGTAGAATTAACCCTAGTTTCCTTTGCTGTTACCAAAGCAGCCCACGAGGCCATCATTCCTAAATTTGTCGAAAAATGGAAGCAAGAGCATAACCAAACTGTCACTTTTAAGCAGAGTTATGGTGGTTCTGGCTCACAAACTCGTGCCGTAATTGATGGTTTAGAGGCAGATGTTGTCCACTTGGCCTTGGCTTTAGATACTCAAAAAATTGAGAAAGCTGGATTAATTCAGCCAGGATGGGAACAAGAAAATCCTAATAATGGTATTGTTTCCAAATCTGTAGCTGCAATCATTACTCGTGCAGGCAACCCCAAAGGTATCAAAACTTGGGCAGACTTAGCTAAAGATGGTGTTAAAGTAATCACAGCTGACCCTAAAACTTCAGGTGTAGCACGCTGGAACTTCTTAGCTTTATGGAACTCCGCCATCAAGACTGGTGCAGATGAAGCCAAGGCAACAGAATTTGTCAGTCAAGTTTATCGTAACGTACCGATTTTAGCCAAAGATGCGCGGGAAGCTACTGATACCTTTAGCAAAGGGCAAGGTGACGCTTTAATCAATTACGAAAATGAAGTTATCCTGGCACAGCAAAAAGGCACTAAAGTAGATTATGTAATACCTGATGTCAATATTTCTATTGATAACCCCATTGCTGTGGTAGACAAGAATGTCGATAAGCATGGCATTAGAGAAGTGGCAGAAGGCTTTGTCAAATTCCTCTACACACCAGAAGCACAAGAAGAGTTTGTGAAATTAGGATTTCGTCCAGTAGACGAAAAAATAGCTCAAAGCAAAGAAGTAGCAGATAAGTTTCCCAAGGTAAAAACTTTGGGTACTGTTCAAGACTTGGGTGGCTGGGCAGAAGTTGATAAAAAGTTCTTTGCTGATGGCGGTGTTTTTGACCAAATTCAAGCCAAAAAGAAACGGTAA
- a CDS encoding sulfate ABC transporter substrate-binding protein: MTPKIVSRLKSIAEAKKSISTKWKTTLSQPSALVLAAGLGLSALMPFAVTNSQPASANQKTQLISQGGKKVEITLVSYAVTKAAYEKIIPQFVAKWKREKGQDVVIKQSYGGSGSQTRAVIDGLEADVVALALALDTKKIEKAGLIQPGWEREAPNNSIVTRSVVAIETREGNPKKIQNWSDLAKPGIKVITANPKTSGGARWNFLALWGAIAKNGGNEAQALDYITKVYRNVPVLPKDAREASDAFYKKGQGDVLLNYENEVILAAQQGKTSPSYVVPQVNISIDGPVAVVDKVVDKRGSRAVSEAFVKFLFTPEAQREFAKVGFRPVNSGVAKEVEKKYPKVSKLYNVQSLGGWDTIQKKFFDDGAIFDKIQSGRR, from the coding sequence ATGACACCTAAAATTGTATCAAGGCTCAAATCAATTGCCGAGGCAAAAAAGTCCATATCTACTAAATGGAAGACAACTCTAAGCCAACCATCTGCTTTAGTGTTAGCAGCAGGCTTGGGTTTAAGTGCTTTAATGCCATTTGCTGTCACAAATTCCCAACCTGCATCGGCAAACCAGAAGACGCAACTAATTAGCCAAGGGGGAAAAAAGGTTGAAATTACTCTAGTTTCCTACGCAGTAACAAAAGCTGCTTACGAAAAAATCATCCCTCAATTTGTTGCTAAATGGAAGCGAGAAAAGGGTCAAGATGTAGTTATTAAGCAGAGTTATGGTGGTTCAGGTTCTCAAACTCGTGCTGTTATCGATGGTTTAGAGGCTGATGTAGTCGCTTTAGCACTGGCGCTAGACACCAAAAAAATCGAGAAAGCTGGATTAATTCAACCCGGTTGGGAAAGAGAAGCACCCAACAATTCTATTGTGACTCGTTCGGTAGTGGCGATAGAAACTAGAGAAGGAAATCCCAAGAAGATTCAAAATTGGAGTGATTTAGCTAAACCGGGAATTAAAGTCATTACAGCCAACCCGAAAACTTCCGGTGGTGCGCGGTGGAACTTCTTGGCATTATGGGGCGCGATCGCTAAAAATGGAGGTAATGAAGCGCAAGCTCTAGACTATATAACCAAAGTCTATAGAAATGTGCCTGTATTACCTAAAGATGCACGGGAAGCCAGCGATGCCTTTTACAAAAAAGGTCAAGGTGATGTCCTACTAAACTACGAGAACGAAGTTATCCTCGCTGCACAACAAGGAAAAACATCACCCTCCTACGTTGTTCCTCAAGTCAACATCTCCATAGATGGCCCAGTTGCCGTTGTTGACAAAGTTGTAGATAAACGCGGTAGTCGTGCTGTTTCCGAAGCTTTCGTCAAGTTTCTTTTCACTCCAGAAGCGCAACGCGAGTTTGCTAAAGTTGGTTTTAGACCAGTTAACTCTGGTGTAGCCAAAGAAGTAGAGAAAAAATATCCCAAAGTTTCCAAACTCTACAATGTACAAAGCTTAGGCGGTTGGGACACTATACAGAAGAAATTTTTTGATGACGGCGCTATCTTTGACAAAATTCAAAGTGGACGACGTTAA
- a CDS encoding CHASE3 domain-containing protein, translating into MLLQIARVIFQRQLTRAIVLPSVLLLSFSGVSWWQVNRLISAMQWVDHTDQVISQAYRTQKLLLDIQTGSRGYILTGELDILAPYIESSPAIDAAFEKLKNLVADNPSQTQRLKELISLYQQWDRMIALAVERRRRGEVEPLPVFKVREQQMVSMRQHITAFIAVEEQLRNERSDTVRQTTQQVSATSLILTLVIGFILASFIQRQIFQVSKTYEHALRTALEQSEISQRSAQRLADLHEIDRAILSAAPDIQIIREALERLRKIAGCQQAFVVLFDFENGTAQVIRANNDDVFQLDEGITLRIEDFAAIAVLQQRQLRLIPDIAVLEQRPIILERLLAAGVHSYIAVPMRVQENLIGELSLASIGVDAFNQENQQMAREVAEQLAIAIQQSQLRQELQKYAEKLEQRVAQRTIELQEANQNLEAFNYSVSHDLRAPLRTMQGFAQALLEDYGNQLDTFGQSYLRYIADGAMQMDTLITDLLAYSRLSRSEIQMQPTDLNVVVHQAIKQIEPQIQERQAQVTVDTPLLSVMAHPATLGQVIINLLNNAIKFVKPDVSPVVKIYSQEYLQEGKSWVKLWVIDNGIGIAPEHQERIFRVFERLHGVEIYPGTGIGLAIVRKALEKMGGSCGVESQLGKGSRFWIALPKAVG; encoded by the coding sequence ATGCTGTTGCAAATTGCTAGAGTGATATTTCAACGTCAGCTGACTAGAGCGATCGTTTTACCTAGTGTTTTGTTATTGTCGTTTTCTGGGGTATCTTGGTGGCAAGTTAACCGCCTAATATCAGCGATGCAGTGGGTAGATCACACAGATCAGGTAATTAGTCAAGCCTACCGCACCCAAAAGCTACTGTTAGATATACAAACAGGATCGCGTGGCTATATTCTTACAGGGGAATTGGATATTTTAGCACCCTACATAGAATCTAGTCCAGCAATTGATGCTGCTTTTGAGAAACTAAAAAATCTAGTTGCTGATAATCCTAGCCAAACGCAACGACTCAAGGAACTTATATCGTTATATCAACAGTGGGATAGAATGATTGCCTTGGCTGTGGAACGGCGACGACGAGGAGAAGTTGAACCTTTGCCTGTGTTTAAGGTGCGTGAGCAACAAATGGTCTCCATGCGCCAACACATCACAGCTTTTATTGCCGTAGAAGAACAATTGCGAAATGAACGCAGTGATACTGTCCGTCAGACAACGCAACAGGTGAGTGCCACCAGCTTAATTCTAACTTTGGTCATCGGCTTTATTCTTGCTTCCTTTATTCAAAGACAGATTTTCCAGGTATCAAAAACTTATGAACATGCGCTAAGAACTGCCCTTGAACAATCAGAAATATCTCAACGTTCTGCTCAACGTCTGGCTGACTTACATGAAATTGACAGAGCAATTTTATCTGCCGCACCTGATATTCAAATTATACGAGAAGCCCTTGAAAGATTACGTAAAATAGCTGGTTGTCAACAAGCGTTTGTTGTCCTGTTCGATTTTGAAAACGGCACGGCTCAAGTAATTAGAGCTAATAACGATGATGTTTTTCAACTAGATGAAGGTATTACTCTACGAATAGAAGACTTTGCCGCGATCGCAGTTTTACAACAAAGACAACTGCGCTTAATTCCAGATATTGCTGTTTTAGAACAACGTCCAATAATTTTAGAGCGACTGTTAGCCGCCGGAGTGCATAGTTACATAGCAGTTCCGATGCGGGTGCAGGAGAATTTAATTGGTGAACTTAGCCTCGCAAGTATTGGAGTAGACGCTTTTAATCAAGAAAATCAGCAGATGGCGAGGGAAGTTGCAGAACAATTGGCGATCGCCATTCAACAATCGCAACTGCGTCAAGAACTGCAAAAATACGCAGAGAAACTAGAGCAACGTGTTGCACAACGTACTATTGAGCTACAAGAAGCTAATCAAAATTTAGAAGCTTTTAACTACTCAGTTTCTCACGACTTACGAGCGCCACTACGCACCATGCAAGGCTTTGCTCAAGCATTACTAGAAGATTACGGCAATCAACTAGATACCTTTGGACAAAGTTATCTGCGTTACATAGCAGATGGTGCGATGCAAATGGATACATTAATTACTGACTTGTTAGCATACAGCCGTCTTAGTCGTAGCGAAATTCAAATGCAGCCTACTGACTTGAATGTTGTAGTTCATCAGGCAATTAAACAAATAGAACCACAAATTCAAGAACGCCAAGCACAAGTTACAGTAGATACTCCTCTATTATCAGTCATGGCTCACCCCGCTACATTGGGGCAAGTGATTATCAACTTGTTAAATAATGCAATTAAGTTTGTTAAGCCAGATGTCTCGCCTGTAGTAAAGATATATTCTCAAGAGTATTTGCAGGAGGGGAAAAGTTGGGTAAAACTTTGGGTAATAGATAACGGTATCGGCATTGCACCAGAACACCAAGAACGGATTTTTCGTGTATTTGAAAGACTTCATGGTGTAGAAATTTATCCTGGTACTGGCATTGGTTTAGCCATTGTGCGTAAAGCCTTAGAAAAAATGGGTGGTAGTTGCGGAGTAGAATCACAACTAGGCAAAGGTAGCCGTTTTTGGATTGCCTTACCGAAAGCAGTGGGTTGA